In Balneola sp., one genomic interval encodes:
- a CDS encoding phosphoheptose isomerase, translating to MTNSDKEQLFKDVEKKLKDQGFEIDDHDFGRPWGGFFVINEDQAQKFIDTYFDDEVEMSDVNISGKLSPKILLVEPGKRLSWQYHHRRAEMWQVVEGPVGVVRSKTDEQNEVKTYKAGDLITLEKGERHRLVGLKNWGIIAEIWQHTDPKNPSDEEDIVRLEDDFGR from the coding sequence ATGACGAATAGCGATAAGGAGCAGCTTTTTAAAGATGTGGAAAAGAAATTAAAGGACCAGGGATTTGAAATAGATGATCACGACTTTGGGCGCCCATGGGGTGGATTTTTTGTTATAAACGAAGATCAGGCTCAGAAATTTATAGATACTTATTTCGATGATGAAGTTGAAATGAGCGATGTCAATATCTCCGGTAAACTAAGCCCTAAGATCTTATTGGTTGAACCCGGTAAAAGACTTTCATGGCAATATCACCACAGGCGAGCGGAAATGTGGCAGGTTGTTGAAGGACCTGTAGGCGTAGTTCGCAGTAAAACGGATGAACAAAATGAGGTGAAGACATATAAAGCGGGAGACCTAATTACCTTAGAAAAAGGAGAGAGGCATCGTCTGGTCGGTCTTAAAAATTGGGGAATAATTGCTGAAATATGGCAACATACTGATCCCAAGAACCCATCAGATGAGGAAGATATTGTTCGACTCGAGGATGATTTTGGTAGATAA
- a CDS encoding MBL fold metallo-hydrolase, which produces MSLSKTTLGPFELYTIETGDFRLDGGAMFGVVPKTLWSRGLAADDNNRIPMTMRCLLIKSNNTGKVYLVDNGAGTKFSDKMEGIYQLKYKDKNLENSLKYHGFSIEDISDIIFTHLHFDHCGGSSFYNEFEELELTFPDANYHVVDKHWDNANNPNAREKASFLPENIQPIKDSGKLNLVAENHEYEKGLSALSVNGHTIGQQLPVIKADGKTLVFVADLLPTHVHVPLPWVMGYDMYPVQTLDEKEAFLKQASKNEWYLYLEHDAHEEVIRVQHEEGRFSVAETLSLNDL; this is translated from the coding sequence ATGAGCTTATCAAAAACTACTTTAGGTCCATTTGAACTCTATACCATAGAAACGGGAGACTTTCGCCTTGATGGAGGTGCCATGTTTGGAGTGGTTCCTAAAACCCTCTGGTCAAGAGGCCTTGCTGCGGATGATAACAACCGAATCCCAATGACCATGCGATGCCTCCTAATTAAATCAAATAATACCGGTAAGGTTTACTTGGTTGATAATGGAGCCGGCACCAAGTTTAGTGATAAGATGGAAGGCATCTATCAATTGAAGTATAAAGACAAGAATCTTGAAAATTCACTGAAATATCATGGGTTTTCTATTGAAGATATTTCAGATATCATTTTCACCCATCTTCACTTCGATCACTGTGGGGGCAGCAGTTTCTATAATGAATTTGAAGAACTTGAGCTCACTTTCCCTGATGCCAATTATCACGTTGTAGACAAACATTGGGATAATGCGAATAATCCCAATGCCCGGGAGAAAGCCAGTTTTCTCCCTGAAAATATTCAACCGATCAAAGATTCCGGTAAGCTGAACCTGGTAGCCGAGAATCACGAGTATGAAAAAGGACTCTCTGCCCTTAGTGTAAATGGACATACAATTGGGCAACAGCTTCCGGTAATTAAAGCTGATGGGAAAACACTCGTTTTTGTTGCCGATCTTTTACCTACCCACGTTCATGTTCCACTTCCTTGGGTAATGGGGTATGATATGTATCCTGTGCAAACGCTGGACGAAAAAGAAGCGTTTTTAAAGCAGGCATCAAAGAATGAATGGTATCTGTATTTGGAACATGATGCTCATGAAGAAGTTATCCGTGTCCAACATGAAGAAGGAAGATTTTCTGTTGCAGAAACTTTGAGCCTAAATGATCTTTAA
- a CDS encoding cytochrome C oxidase subunit III, which yields MANHSTSHPTHVQHHFVDSDQQFDTAKMGMWVFLVNEILFFGGLFCAYIIYRAWYPELFTEAALELNTFWGAVNTVVLIGSSLTVAMAIRSAQKDQIEGLKKNLLITIGLAVVFMVIKGFEYAHKFELGIFPGEYYTYEGLEHAQAAVFFSIYYMLTGVHALHVIIGIGLIYWIYRRASKGEFSSEYYTPVEITGLYWHLVDLIWIFLFPLLYLIE from the coding sequence ATGGCGAATCATTCGACTTCACACCCCACGCATGTACAGCATCACTTTGTTGACTCCGATCAGCAATTTGATACTGCGAAAATGGGTATGTGGGTGTTCTTGGTAAACGAAATCCTTTTCTTTGGCGGATTATTCTGTGCTTACATTATATACAGAGCATGGTATCCGGAACTCTTCACCGAAGCAGCACTCGAGCTCAATACCTTTTGGGGTGCGGTCAATACCGTTGTCCTTATTGGTAGTAGTTTAACGGTTGCAATGGCTATCCGGTCTGCCCAGAAAGACCAAATTGAAGGGCTCAAGAAAAACCTTTTAATCACTATTGGACTCGCAGTTGTCTTTATGGTAATTAAAGGATTTGAGTACGCACACAAGTTTGAACTTGGTATTTTCCCAGGTGAATATTACACCTATGAGGGATTAGAGCACGCTCAGGCCGCTGTATTCTTTAGTATTTATTACATGCTTACAGGCGTTCACGCATTGCACGTAATTATTGGAATCGGTCTTATTTACTGGATTTACAGACGCGCCAGTAAAGGAGAATTCAGTAGTGAATACTACACTCCTGTTGAGATTACCGGGCTGTACTGGCACTTGGTTGACCTTATCTGGATCTTCCTGTTCCCACTTCTCTATCTTATTGAATGA
- the ctaD gene encoding cytochrome c oxidase subunit I, which translates to MATAEVSNTKTLKVKRFKPSEDPKNTYLTDEKGLWAWMTTVDHKKIGLMYLGSVALFFLIGGVLALLLRTELLTPAKTFIEADTYNQFFTLHGAIMVFFVLVPSIPAALGNFVLPMQVGAKDVAFPRLNLASLYIYWIGAIFTFIALANNGLDTGWTFYTPYSTTSTSSVIWVTMGVFILGFSSILTGTNFISTIHKMRAPGITWGKLPLNIWALYATSIIQILATPVLAITVLLLTMERTLGIGIFDPALGGDPVLFQHFFWFYSHPAVYIMIVPGFGIISEVITTFSKKHIFGYWAIALSSLAIAFIGFLVWGHHMFTSGQSAVATTVFSFLTFLVGIPTGIKILNWVATLYKGSIEMKTPMIYVFIFLFLFSIGGFTGIMLGALSADIHLHDTYYVVAHFHYVMMGGTLIALLAGLHYWWPKMTGKMYNEFQAKIGAALIFIGFNMTFLPQFIMGSQGMPRRYYNYIDQFTVFHQTSTIGSYILGVGFLLIAYYLFVSLFRGEKAGANPWGSRGLEWQATSPPDFHNFDHTPVVINGPYDYHKPMEEFQLGLADSHNGHDPSHEAVSAAKAVESN; encoded by the coding sequence ATGGCAACAGCTGAAGTATCTAATACAAAAACACTAAAAGTTAAGCGGTTTAAGCCTTCTGAAGACCCTAAGAATACCTACCTGACCGATGAGAAAGGTCTTTGGGCTTGGATGACGACTGTAGATCATAAGAAAATCGGACTCATGTACTTGGGTTCTGTTGCTCTATTTTTCTTAATTGGTGGTGTTTTAGCATTATTATTAAGAACGGAACTCCTAACTCCTGCTAAAACTTTTATCGAAGCTGATACTTACAATCAGTTTTTCACTTTACACGGCGCCATTATGGTGTTTTTCGTGCTTGTGCCTTCTATACCTGCAGCCTTAGGTAACTTTGTGTTACCGATGCAGGTTGGAGCAAAAGACGTTGCATTCCCGAGGTTGAACCTCGCCAGTTTATATATTTACTGGATTGGAGCCATCTTCACCTTCATCGCACTCGCTAATAATGGGCTTGATACCGGATGGACTTTTTACACTCCTTACAGTACCACTTCAACCTCGAGTGTAATATGGGTTACCATGGGGGTCTTCATACTTGGATTTTCCTCCATTTTAACCGGAACTAACTTTATCTCGACGATTCATAAAATGCGAGCTCCCGGTATTACCTGGGGTAAACTTCCGTTGAATATCTGGGCTTTGTATGCAACCAGTATCATTCAGATTCTTGCAACTCCGGTATTAGCTATTACTGTGCTTTTACTTACTATGGAGCGTACACTCGGAATTGGTATTTTTGATCCTGCTTTAGGCGGTGATCCTGTTCTCTTCCAGCATTTCTTCTGGTTCTACTCCCACCCAGCAGTGTACATTATGATTGTACCTGGGTTTGGTATTATTTCTGAAGTTATTACCACTTTCTCAAAGAAACACATTTTTGGATACTGGGCGATTGCTCTTTCCTCACTGGCTATTGCGTTCATCGGTTTCCTCGTATGGGGGCACCACATGTTTACATCCGGTCAGTCTGCTGTAGCAACAACTGTATTCTCATTCCTGACTTTCCTTGTAGGTATCCCGACAGGTATTAAAATCCTAAACTGGGTAGCCACGCTATATAAGGGCTCCATTGAGATGAAGACTCCGATGATTTATGTATTCATCTTCTTATTTCTATTCTCTATTGGTGGATTTACAGGAATTATGTTGGGTGCTCTCTCTGCAGACATTCACCTGCACGATACCTATTACGTTGTAGCTCACTTTCACTATGTGATGATGGGTGGAACACTGATTGCACTGCTCGCTGGATTACATTACTGGTGGCCAAAAATGACCGGTAAAATGTATAACGAGTTTCAGGCTAAGATTGGAGCTGCTTTAATTTTCATCGGCTTCAACATGACCTTCCTCCCTCAGTTTATTATGGGTTCACAGGGAATGCCAAGAAGATATTATAACTACATCGATCAGTTTACAGTATTTCACCAAACTTCTACCATAGGATCTTATATCCTTGGCGTTGGGTTCTTATTGATCGCCTACTATCTATTCGTCTCTTTGTTTAGAGGAGAAAAAGCCGGTGCTAACCCTTGGGGTAGTCGTGGACTTGAATGGCAGGCAACATCACCGCCCGACTTCCACAACTTTGATCATACACCGGTTGTAATCAACGGACCTTATGACTATCACAAGCCAATGGAAGAATTCCAGCTTGGTCTCGCTGATTCTCATAACGGGCATGATCCAAGCCACGAAGCAGTTTCAGCTGCAAAAGCGGTAGAATCCAACTAA
- the coxB gene encoding cytochrome c oxidase subunit II — MGSLFDFMLPELKSPMTGASTDALMAFIHIVSFIILAGVTIAMIYFAIKYKRKSEDDETPLITHNNTLEITWSVIPLLLVFVVFGWGYKGWLNLKTVPDNAYEIQVSAYKWGWTFKYETGAQVGNEVHVPAGRPVKLVMQSQDVLHSFFVPDYRIKHDVLPNRYTYVWFQAEEPGESQVFCTEYCGTSHSDMLAKVVVHTEEGFQTWLAEQGTGSGGTPVERGEQLSTLQGCVTCHSVDGSEKIGPSWAGLYGAERQMEDGTSVTADDNYIRESILDPAAKIVEGYQNQMVSYEGRLSDDDISDIIEYIKTLEE, encoded by the coding sequence ATGGGCAGTTTATTCGATTTTATGCTTCCGGAGCTTAAATCTCCGATGACGGGAGCAAGTACCGATGCGCTGATGGCTTTCATACACATCGTAAGTTTTATTATACTAGCCGGCGTTACCATTGCGATGATTTATTTCGCAATTAAGTACAAACGCAAATCAGAAGACGACGAAACACCGCTTATCACCCACAATAATACGCTGGAAATTACTTGGTCGGTCATTCCATTGCTTTTAGTATTTGTTGTATTTGGATGGGGATATAAAGGCTGGTTAAACCTTAAAACAGTCCCTGATAACGCATACGAAATTCAGGTTTCTGCATACAAATGGGGTTGGACCTTCAAATATGAAACAGGCGCCCAAGTTGGTAATGAAGTCCATGTACCAGCAGGCCGTCCCGTTAAATTGGTGATGCAATCACAGGATGTCCTCCACTCTTTCTTTGTTCCGGATTACCGTATTAAGCACGATGTGCTTCCAAACCGATATACTTATGTTTGGTTCCAGGCTGAAGAACCTGGCGAATCACAAGTTTTCTGTACCGAATATTGTGGTACATCCCACTCCGATATGTTAGCTAAAGTAGTTGTGCATACCGAAGAAGGATTCCAAACCTGGCTTGCTGAACAAGGAACAGGTTCAGGTGGAACTCCTGTTGAGCGTGGCGAACAGTTATCAACCCTTCAGGGATGTGTTACCTGCCACTCTGTAGATGGTTCGGAAAAAATCGGCCCATCTTGGGCAGGTCTTTATGGTGCTGAACGTCAAATGGAAGATGGAACTTCCGTAACAGCCGATGATAATTACATCCGTGAATCCATTCTTGACCCTGCTGCAAAAATTGTTGAAGGTTACCAAAATCAAATGGTTAGTTATGAGGGACGTCTCAGTGATGACGACATCTCCGATATTATTGAATACATTAAAACGTTAGAAGAATAA
- a CDS encoding SCO family protein: protein MRRFTLLAISLLAVFLTSLSAFAQVNRETPDALQDLGINEHLGDFIPLDAKFAKSNGDSVVLGDLLEEGKPVLLNPLYYDCPMLCGLVLDGVINVVDELIWKPGKEFIVISISIDPKEDAALAAKSKENYLGQMDSTAKAGWHFLTGNKDQIDKVVDAVGFEYKEIEETGEYAHSAAITLLSPKGKITRYLYGISYDEFNVRSALYESADGKIGNTVDKLVMFCYQYDPDSGSYTPVAINIMKLGGLATLIILGIFLGVLWLREKRK from the coding sequence ATGAGACGCTTTACACTGTTAGCAATTAGTTTGCTTGCAGTGTTTCTGACTTCACTATCTGCATTTGCGCAGGTAAATCGTGAAACACCGGATGCGCTGCAAGATTTAGGCATCAATGAACATCTGGGAGATTTCATCCCTTTGGATGCTAAGTTTGCCAAATCAAATGGCGACAGCGTTGTTCTTGGTGACTTATTGGAAGAAGGAAAACCCGTTTTATTAAATCCACTCTATTACGATTGCCCAATGTTGTGTGGCCTTGTTCTTGATGGAGTGATTAATGTTGTTGATGAACTGATTTGGAAGCCCGGCAAAGAATTTATTGTCATCTCCATCAGTATTGACCCTAAGGAGGATGCGGCATTAGCGGCAAAATCAAAGGAAAATTACTTGGGTCAGATGGATTCAACGGCCAAAGCCGGCTGGCACTTTTTGACTGGCAACAAAGACCAAATTGATAAGGTCGTTGATGCGGTTGGTTTTGAGTATAAAGAAATTGAAGAGACCGGAGAATATGCGCACAGTGCTGCAATTACACTCCTGAGTCCAAAAGGGAAAATAACCCGTTATCTGTACGGTATTTCCTATGATGAATTTAATGTACGCAGTGCCTTGTATGAATCTGCGGATGGAAAAATTGGTAACACCGTCGATAAACTCGTTATGTTCTGTTATCAATATGATCCCGATTCCGGTAGTTATACGCCGGTAGCAATTAATATTATGAAGCTTGGTGGCTTGGCTACACTGATTATTCTCGGTATATTCCTCGGCGTGCTTTGGCTTCGCGAAAAACGCAAATAA